A stretch of the Actinomyces faecalis genome encodes the following:
- a CDS encoding helix-turn-helix domain-containing protein yields MEAVSWRGWLEALAGLSPTEHLVAGELARLADWRGSAIASTTYLMTTTGRSRASVFRALGELERRGVIVREQRRSRRGRRQGATRYRLVERVSAPATTGSQAHHVVGMDVVSSEGEVVSPDDDGRLRELIAHAASHEWQGGAAQVLARTVMVEASGQFAGAVRRAQDLGAMSRDEAVLDTATRAWEALVTSSDAIVRASRPWAWWTTIVARVGYELDDRQAVAVDPHLVPEEGVRPGGGSTSSAFGVDDFEERLTGLVEALVEAGMEETVAWAGTQRLVEVAMVGASRRHTAAAIDPRLADLGIGQECARAWMTLLAGSRRGSAASILRLDEAELARRAGDVVQLWAAQKMAA; encoded by the coding sequence ATGGAGGCGGTCAGCTGGAGAGGGTGGTTGGAGGCGCTGGCGGGCCTGTCTCCCACCGAGCACCTGGTGGCCGGTGAGCTGGCGCGCCTGGCTGACTGGCGGGGCAGCGCGATCGCGTCCACGACGTACCTGATGACGACCACAGGCCGATCACGGGCCTCGGTCTTCCGTGCGTTGGGGGAGCTAGAGCGCCGCGGTGTGATTGTGCGCGAGCAGCGACGATCCCGGCGTGGGCGTCGCCAGGGGGCGACCCGCTATCGCCTGGTGGAGCGAGTATCAGCTCCTGCCACCACAGGTAGCCAGGCCCACCACGTTGTCGGGATGGATGTGGTCAGTAGCGAGGGTGAGGTCGTCAGTCCTGATGATGATGGGCGGCTGCGCGAGTTGATCGCCCACGCTGCGAGCCATGAGTGGCAGGGTGGTGCGGCGCAGGTGCTGGCCCGTACGGTCATGGTGGAGGCGTCCGGCCAGTTCGCGGGAGCGGTGCGCCGCGCGCAGGACCTGGGCGCGATGAGCCGCGACGAGGCTGTGCTGGACACCGCCACGCGCGCCTGGGAGGCGCTGGTCACCAGTAGCGACGCCATCGTCAGGGCGTCGCGGCCCTGGGCGTGGTGGACGACGATCGTGGCCCGCGTGGGCTACGAGCTCGACGACCGGCAGGCTGTGGCGGTGGACCCGCACCTGGTGCCCGAGGAGGGCGTGCGTCCTGGAGGAGGTTCCACGAGCTCGGCGTTCGGGGTCGATGACTTCGAGGAGCGCCTGACGGGGCTGGTCGAGGCGCTCGTCGAGGCGGGCATGGAGGAGACGGTCGCGTGGGCGGGGACCCAGCGGCTGGTGGAGGTGGCGATGGTGGGCGCCTCACGTCGCCATACGGCTGCCGCGATCGACCCTCGCCTGGCGGACCTGGGGATCGGGCAGGAGTGCGCTCGGGCGTGGATGACGCTGTTGGCAGGCTCACGCCGCGGGTCAGCGGCATCGATCCTCAGGCTGGATGAGGCTGAGCTGGCTCGGCGTGCGGGGGATGTTGTGCAGCTGTGGGCCGCCCAGAAAATGGCTGCGTAA
- a CDS encoding ATP/GTP-binding protein, translating into MGIYDKIIASLMGQSEAALSTGGPGLGQAGTWPRMEPQRGTSRQVCGLWPMVVGGSAPMIGVPLGRVLSGAGMLCADHVSWFERGLISAPSAMVLGLNGLGKSSLTRRIVTGHAYMGIHSMVLGDIKPDYVDLVGALGGQVIAIGHGAAGINPLDAGNVDEAARLLAGHPAQRDALLAAAHERKKNMILSLLQIIRRQPPTNREEIVVDEAVCLLEEAGGTPVLADLLGIIRQAPDRLRVAALDRGDLERYRAVTEELEVSLTALLSGRFGGIFAAATTTPMMMDRSVVFDVSSLIHEHSDLQAAVLLACWSYGFATVEIAQSLADAGVAPRRRYNLVMDELWRILEASSGMVDRIDSLTRLNRTIGIGQMMITHSMSDLDQLASEEDRIKARGFVERSKMLFLGGLPAREMGLLRGVFPFSQAEADVLGSWAAPGSYDPFTQSAGRPAGMGRFMLKTSGAPGIPFSVEFAPGEQTLSDTNKRWANKHSQSVAS; encoded by the coding sequence ATGGGTATCTACGACAAGATCATTGCGTCCCTGATGGGGCAGTCCGAGGCGGCACTGAGCACCGGTGGGCCGGGCTTGGGCCAGGCGGGCACGTGGCCGAGGATGGAGCCCCAGCGCGGCACGTCTCGCCAGGTGTGCGGGCTGTGGCCGATGGTTGTGGGCGGGTCCGCCCCCATGATCGGTGTCCCGCTGGGCAGGGTGCTGTCGGGGGCGGGGATGCTGTGCGCCGACCACGTCTCCTGGTTTGAGCGGGGCCTTATCTCTGCCCCCTCAGCGATGGTGCTGGGGCTCAACGGCCTGGGCAAGTCCTCACTGACACGGCGGATTGTCACAGGCCACGCCTACATGGGGATCCACTCGATGGTCCTGGGCGACATCAAGCCCGACTACGTCGACCTGGTCGGTGCCCTGGGTGGGCAGGTGATCGCGATCGGTCACGGCGCCGCGGGGATCAACCCGCTGGACGCGGGCAACGTCGATGAGGCAGCCCGGCTCCTGGCAGGGCACCCGGCCCAGCGTGACGCACTCCTGGCGGCGGCGCACGAGCGCAAGAAGAACATGATTCTGTCGCTGCTGCAGATCATCCGGCGCCAGCCACCGACGAACAGGGAGGAGATCGTCGTCGATGAGGCGGTCTGCCTGCTGGAGGAGGCCGGCGGCACGCCCGTGCTGGCTGACCTGCTCGGCATCATCCGCCAGGCGCCGGATCGGCTGCGGGTGGCGGCGCTGGACCGAGGCGACCTGGAGCGCTACCGAGCAGTGACGGAGGAGCTGGAGGTGTCCCTGACCGCGTTGCTGTCGGGGCGTTTTGGGGGAATCTTTGCGGCAGCAACGACGACGCCGATGATGATGGACCGCAGCGTGGTGTTCGACGTGTCCTCCCTGATCCATGAGCACTCCGACCTGCAGGCAGCAGTGCTCCTGGCCTGCTGGAGCTACGGGTTCGCGACGGTCGAGATCGCTCAGAGCCTGGCGGACGCGGGCGTGGCCCCGCGTCGGCGCTACAACCTGGTGATGGATGAGCTGTGGCGCATCCTGGAGGCGTCCTCGGGCATGGTCGACCGGATCGACTCGCTGACCCGACTCAACCGCACGATCGGGATCGGGCAGATGATGATCACCCACTCCATGTCTGACCTGGATCAGCTCGCCAGCGAGGAAGACCGCATTAAAGCCAGAGGCTTCGTCGAGCGCTCGAAGATGCTGTTCCTGGGTGGTCTGCCTGCCCGTGAGATGGGCCTGCTGCGCGGGGTGTTCCCGTTCTCTCAGGCTGAGGCGGACGTGCTCGGCTCCTGGGCGGCGCCAGGTTCGTACGACCCGTTCACCCAGTCGGCGGGTCGCCCTGCTGGCATGGGCCGGTTCATGCTGAAGACCTCGGGCGCGCCGGGTATCCCGTTCAGCGTCGAGTTTGCTCCAGGCGAGCAGACGCTGTCTGACACCAACAAGCGCTGGGCCAACAAACACTCACAGTCGGTGGCGTCGTGA
- a CDS encoding SCO6880 family protein — protein MSSAEPVVRTYGNWRVSRAAGVGRFTIGQTLALLGAAIAVVMINQIFGMGWAAGTGVIVAVLGLASAVRDKHGMNMFDRRSEKVAFRRAKRRKATSYRSGVLARSKRGDGRCRLPGILGATHVSEHEDAHRRRFAVIHHGDGRLSVAMALAPAGDGLVDQDMVDREVALWGMWLSDLSDEAGVVDASVTVETSPDTGQRLRREVTSRADATAPPIAAHIIDGVVDAAGAGGARVRTWATVSFDPARMSSDKRGRTSRAVRDIATRLPGLTQNLAVGGAGAIHLMTADELARLVRVAYDPEVEPVLDQAVVDGAEITLDWADVGPVAAEATWDTYRHDSGLSRSWTVTRPPRGMVQSGVLRSLLQLSRDVERKRVTMLYRPMDAARAPEVVERDVDKATARIKASRRPTERMERDVAQARQTSQEEADGASVVDFGCVVTATVSGIDAERRLVDASAAVTSLAAGSRMLVRPAYGAQDSAFALGLPLGLTPARQTLSGGW, from the coding sequence GTGAGCAGCGCTGAGCCTGTGGTGCGGACCTACGGCAACTGGAGGGTCAGCCGGGCTGCCGGGGTCGGGAGATTCACGATCGGCCAGACCCTAGCTCTGCTGGGAGCGGCGATCGCCGTTGTCATGATCAATCAGATTTTCGGCATGGGGTGGGCGGCCGGCACCGGGGTCATCGTCGCCGTCCTGGGCCTGGCCAGCGCCGTGAGGGACAAGCACGGCATGAACATGTTTGACCGGAGGAGTGAGAAAGTGGCGTTCCGTAGGGCTAAGAGGCGCAAGGCGACGAGCTACCGCAGCGGTGTGCTAGCGAGGTCGAAGCGTGGGGATGGTCGCTGCCGGCTCCCCGGCATCCTGGGAGCCACGCACGTCAGTGAGCATGAGGACGCTCACAGGCGCCGTTTCGCCGTGATCCATCACGGTGACGGGCGGCTGAGCGTGGCCATGGCGCTGGCTCCTGCCGGTGACGGCCTGGTCGACCAGGACATGGTCGACCGCGAGGTCGCCTTGTGGGGGATGTGGCTGTCGGACCTGTCGGATGAGGCAGGAGTGGTAGACGCCTCGGTGACGGTGGAGACCTCACCTGACACGGGGCAGAGGCTGCGCCGTGAGGTGACCTCTCGCGCTGACGCCACGGCCCCACCCATTGCAGCGCACATCATCGACGGCGTCGTCGATGCCGCAGGGGCAGGTGGGGCTCGCGTGCGTACGTGGGCGACGGTCAGCTTCGACCCTGCCAGGATGAGCTCAGACAAGCGCGGCCGCACCAGCCGAGCGGTACGTGACATCGCGACCCGTCTACCGGGTCTGACACAGAACCTGGCTGTGGGTGGAGCCGGAGCGATCCATCTCATGACTGCCGATGAGCTGGCACGCCTGGTGCGTGTGGCCTACGACCCGGAGGTTGAGCCCGTCCTGGATCAGGCCGTGGTCGACGGAGCTGAGATCACTCTGGACTGGGCTGACGTGGGACCGGTGGCCGCTGAGGCGACATGGGACACCTACCGTCACGACTCGGGCCTGTCACGGTCATGGACGGTGACCCGCCCACCACGGGGCATGGTCCAGTCCGGGGTGCTGCGCAGCCTGCTGCAGCTCTCACGCGACGTGGAGCGCAAGCGCGTGACCATGCTGTACCGGCCCATGGACGCAGCCCGAGCACCGGAGGTCGTCGAGCGGGACGTGGACAAGGCCACCGCCCGCATCAAAGCCTCCCGCAGGCCAACTGAGCGCATGGAGCGGGACGTCGCCCAGGCACGCCAGACCAGCCAGGAGGAGGCCGACGGCGCCAGCGTCGTGGATTTCGGCTGTGTGGTGACGGCGACCGTGTCCGGGATTGATGCCGAGCGGCGCCTGGTGGACGCCTCGGCGGCGGTGACGAGCCTGGCTGCGGGCTCGCGGATGCTGGTGCGCCCGGCATACGGCGCACAGGACTCAGCGTTCGCTCTGGGCCTGCCGCTGGGGCTGACTCCAGCGCGGCAGACGCTGAGCGGGGGATGGTGA
- a CDS encoding VaFE repeat-containing surface-anchored protein, translated as MVKTTTPGVPTAHRSRLGSSLAANPRRAMLRRCAAIAMTGTLALSGLAGAVASDAFIPQAHAVDASETSGYRGVNVGRGYELRYTLGGTNTHWLGANRGPDGGLAWCIDWSALAPTPDQLLNPAELAAQDQRGDTPSELSLNPAQTYTVFSQYESVNEENSRAALSILAHANYDRGSYVPGMLAAIQQAFPDAYATAVSYASWGKQNTPQNYEIPSASAPTQVRTGTINNIIVTADDGSVITGIPVKVVLRGPAVFDATGTDTWTGTSASTATSLAWTATGNGEVAFDTYYQLPGGKMVRYDGAGNVQDEIGVSGPYDPQQVTKPGQPFRVFYDFQPVATSSVVDAGSKVVDHAATSLSDTIRVRADESYSESPEWMYDGAGNLVPVVLRGTAYYVGQRPAEVPGEVPAGAQVVGSTTVTATGPGTYTATITTDAPVDSQFVTWVWEVVKADQGDYSSYVAGDWSDSWGLADETTSVRERVEVDSTIQSNVTKSGTYLVDSLYVDGFDADHTDFEGGAGFAADVDEMTQSLYFFPADLPVVDANKDKARLIGEVTVPARNGYVDRVGSGKFKMLEGSPAGTYVFVTSFAGDDRTEPYASSVTDKYEQVRVEPTPPEIRTTATDKADGDKLLASTGDVTIQDKVCQAPGKSLKVGQTYTLTATAMDKATGQAVLDDNGKPYTGSAEFTPASEDDCGLVDVTIPAKKLNGKRVVMFEAVALDGTTVALHTDINDEGQTVEGGEEPEVGTTLTDRADGDHEVAPGPVTLEDKVCPRNDTTFVAGRTYTVTGRLMDKATGKPVVGKDGKEVTASSDFTPATSTDCATVTFAFDTSDLAGRDVVAFEKVFEQGLDTEIASHEDINDEGQTVRVSEPGKPGRLARTGAAATLAGVSAAGLVGSGVVLVRRRRNTVAGSEMADVELV; from the coding sequence ATGGTCAAGACGACCACTCCGGGTGTGCCGACGGCGCACCGCTCACGACTGGGCTCCAGCCTAGCCGCAAACCCCCGCCGGGCGATGCTGCGCCGCTGCGCAGCAATCGCTATGACCGGCACCCTGGCCCTCTCCGGCCTGGCAGGTGCGGTCGCCAGCGATGCTTTTATCCCTCAGGCTCATGCTGTGGACGCCTCCGAGACCTCCGGCTACCGAGGCGTCAACGTCGGGCGCGGCTACGAGCTGCGCTACACCCTCGGCGGTACCAACACCCACTGGCTGGGAGCCAACCGTGGTCCGGACGGTGGGCTGGCCTGGTGCATCGACTGGTCCGCCCTCGCGCCGACCCCGGACCAGCTGCTTAACCCTGCTGAGCTCGCAGCGCAGGACCAGCGCGGGGACACCCCGAGTGAGCTGAGCCTGAACCCGGCTCAGACGTACACGGTGTTCTCCCAGTACGAGAGCGTCAACGAAGAGAACAGCCGCGCGGCGCTGTCGATCCTGGCCCACGCCAACTACGACAGGGGCTCCTACGTGCCCGGGATGCTCGCTGCGATCCAGCAGGCATTCCCCGACGCCTACGCGACTGCCGTCAGCTACGCATCCTGGGGCAAGCAGAACACACCCCAGAACTACGAAATCCCCAGCGCCTCCGCACCCACCCAGGTTCGCACCGGCACGATCAACAACATTATCGTGACTGCTGACGACGGCAGCGTCATCACCGGTATTCCGGTCAAGGTGGTCCTGCGAGGCCCGGCCGTCTTCGACGCTACCGGCACTGACACCTGGACCGGCACCTCCGCCTCCACTGCTACCTCCCTGGCCTGGACAGCAACCGGCAACGGTGAGGTCGCCTTTGACACCTACTACCAGCTTCCTGGCGGGAAGATGGTCAGGTACGACGGTGCTGGCAATGTCCAGGACGAGATCGGCGTCTCCGGTCCGTATGATCCGCAGCAGGTCACCAAGCCCGGACAGCCTTTCCGTGTGTTCTATGACTTCCAGCCGGTGGCTACGTCATCGGTGGTGGATGCTGGGTCTAAGGTTGTGGACCACGCTGCCACGTCCCTGTCGGACACGATCCGCGTCAGGGCTGACGAGTCCTACAGCGAGTCTCCGGAGTGGATGTACGACGGGGCGGGGAACCTGGTGCCGGTGGTGCTCCGGGGTACGGCGTACTACGTGGGCCAGCGTCCTGCTGAGGTCCCGGGTGAGGTGCCTGCGGGCGCGCAGGTCGTGGGTTCCACGACCGTGACGGCGACGGGTCCGGGTACCTACACCGCCACCATCACCACTGATGCGCCGGTTGACTCGCAGTTCGTGACCTGGGTGTGGGAGGTCGTCAAGGCCGACCAGGGTGACTACAGCTCTTATGTGGCTGGGGACTGGTCGGACTCGTGGGGCCTGGCTGATGAGACCACGAGTGTGCGTGAGAGGGTGGAGGTGGACTCCACGATCCAGTCCAACGTGACTAAGTCGGGTACCTACCTGGTGGACAGCCTGTACGTGGACGGCTTTGACGCCGACCACACGGACTTCGAGGGTGGGGCTGGTTTCGCGGCTGACGTGGACGAGATGACGCAGTCGCTGTACTTCTTCCCCGCTGACCTGCCGGTGGTGGACGCGAACAAGGACAAGGCCCGGCTCATCGGTGAGGTCACTGTCCCCGCCAGGAACGGCTACGTGGACCGTGTGGGCTCGGGCAAGTTCAAGATGCTGGAGGGCTCTCCGGCGGGCACCTACGTGTTCGTCACCTCCTTCGCGGGTGATGACCGTACCGAGCCCTACGCCTCCTCGGTCACTGACAAGTACGAGCAGGTCCGGGTCGAGCCCACCCCGCCGGAGATCAGGACGACGGCGACTGACAAGGCAGACGGCGACAAGCTCCTGGCCAGCACGGGGGACGTGACGATCCAGGACAAGGTGTGCCAGGCCCCGGGCAAGAGCCTGAAGGTCGGTCAGACCTACACGCTGACGGCTACCGCCATGGACAAGGCCACCGGCCAGGCCGTCCTCGATGACAACGGCAAGCCGTACACGGGTAGCGCGGAGTTCACTCCCGCCTCTGAGGATGACTGCGGCCTGGTGGACGTGACCATCCCAGCGAAGAAGCTCAACGGCAAGAGGGTCGTCATGTTCGAGGCCGTGGCGCTGGACGGCACGACGGTGGCCCTGCACACCGACATCAACGACGAGGGCCAGACCGTCGAGGGCGGGGAGGAGCCCGAGGTGGGCACCACGCTGACCGACAGGGCTGACGGGGACCACGAGGTCGCTCCCGGCCCGGTCACCCTGGAGGACAAGGTGTGCCCCAGGAACGACACCACGTTCGTCGCGGGGCGGACCTACACGGTCACCGGTCGTCTGATGGACAAGGCCACCGGCAAGCCGGTCGTGGGCAAGGACGGCAAGGAGGTCACCGCCTCCTCCGACTTCACCCCAGCCACGTCCACTGACTGCGCGACGGTGACCTTCGCGTTCGACACCTCTGACCTTGCGGGCCGCGACGTGGTCGCGTTCGAGAAGGTGTTCGAGCAGGGTCTGGACACTGAGATCGCCTCCCACGAGGACATCAACGACGAGGGCCAGACGGTGCGGGTGAGCGAGCCGGGCAAGCCCGGCAGGCTGGCCAGGACTGGTGCGGCTGCCACCCTGGCGGGTGTGAGCGCTGCTGGCCTGGTCGGCTCGGGCGTGGTGCTGGTGCGTCGCCGCAGGAACACGGTGGCTGGCAGCGAGATGGCTGACGTCGAGCTGGTCTGA
- a CDS encoding GNAT family N-acetyltransferase has protein sequence MQSSRHTTSPTRTIHLGEPANAQQHKALRRLLAKEMNKNWDLPVMPTFGDTDPTHGRLIGYWDGKQVVAGVFTTPPAREAEQLLKLHPGNHSAYQWLLTKVVVVHYLFTKRAYRSKGLARDLIAQVTTLAVDQGCDHVIAVPTNPTAEHVFRKSNYLVLPYGVSLSVSSHHHRVLLGTLPAEPDVRYALATLGHTSHYTITPQH, from the coding sequence ATGCAGTCCTCACGACACACCACCTCCCCTACTCGCACGATCCATCTCGGCGAGCCAGCGAATGCCCAGCAGCACAAAGCGCTGCGGCGCCTGCTCGCCAAAGAAATGAACAAGAACTGGGACCTGCCCGTCATGCCCACCTTCGGGGACACCGACCCCACCCACGGCAGGCTCATCGGCTACTGGGACGGCAAGCAGGTAGTGGCAGGAGTCTTCACCACCCCACCCGCACGCGAGGCCGAGCAGCTTCTCAAGCTGCACCCCGGCAACCACAGCGCCTACCAGTGGCTCCTGACCAAGGTGGTAGTCGTGCATTACCTCTTCACAAAGCGCGCGTACCGAAGCAAGGGTCTTGCCAGGGATCTCATCGCCCAGGTCACGACCCTGGCGGTCGACCAGGGCTGCGACCACGTCATCGCCGTCCCAACCAACCCAACCGCCGAACACGTCTTCCGCAAGAGCAACTACCTCGTGCTTCCTTACGGTGTCAGCCTCAGCGTGAGCAGTCATCACCATCGCGTACTCCTGGGAACACTGCCCGCCGAGCCTGACGTGCGCTACGCGCTTGCCACACTCGGCCACACCAGCCACTACACCATCACGCCGCAGCACTGA
- a CDS encoding helix-turn-helix domain-containing protein, with protein sequence MSFQAVHWALHEVQGVPNKLVLVVLAEYADEHGCCWPSQQAISRSAELSESTVRRTLRAYEQMGLISSTHRYVVDEDGSKRRASNVYQLHIGTQPQTLAETLTEPATKAEEPVDNSAEGLPVNLTGRGGPVENSPVGNSAGHRVSGLNTYTGQSDRKVGATGQIRGATGHQVTGITTIQTTIENHQTRPDQTPKSHQDASESAQVGSGQVGPDDGGGDGGQAASSVSSASVASPASAGPAGRQAPAGRDAGLIAACLPAWMHPMDAPGAAQVAGLLRERVEAGWTPSQIASLMDAPPPPGGARRLSALVGYRLEANVAPELAPAALARPSASAQDDLERQRAARSEALAATSRETDPAWDQALETARQTMPEASWVELAVEARRLLAAHRPAPATGRAPAPQPSAGAAREGPPGRAA encoded by the coding sequence ATGAGCTTCCAGGCTGTGCACTGGGCGCTGCACGAGGTGCAGGGTGTGCCCAACAAGCTCGTGCTCGTTGTCCTGGCCGAGTACGCCGACGAGCACGGCTGCTGCTGGCCCAGCCAGCAGGCCATCTCCCGGTCCGCCGAGCTGTCCGAGTCCACGGTGCGCCGCACCCTGCGCGCCTACGAGCAGATGGGACTGATCTCCTCCACCCACCGCTACGTCGTCGACGAGGACGGCAGCAAACGACGTGCCTCCAACGTCTACCAGCTCCACATCGGCACCCAGCCCCAGACCCTGGCCGAGACCCTCACCGAGCCGGCCACGAAGGCTGAGGAGCCTGTGGACAACTCCGCTGAGGGGCTACCGGTCAATCTGACCGGTAGGGGCGGCCCTGTGGAAAACTCGCCTGTGGGTAACTCTGCTGGACACCGAGTTTCTGGCTTAAACACTTATACCGGTCAGTCTGACCGGAAGGTAGGGGCTACCGGTCAAATCCGGGGGGCTACCGGTCACCAGGTGACCGGTATAACTACTATCCAAACCACCATAGAGAACCACCAGACCAGACCTGACCAGACCCCGAAGTCTCACCAGGACGCGAGCGAGTCTGCGCAGGTCGGGTCGGGTCAGGTCGGGCCTGACGACGGCGGCGGTGACGGTGGACAGGCTGCCTCGTCGGTCTCGTCGGCCTCGGTGGCTTCGCCTGCCTCGGCCGGTCCTGCCGGTCGGCAGGCGCCTGCTGGCCGGGACGCGGGGCTGATCGCCGCCTGCCTGCCGGCCTGGATGCACCCGATGGACGCCCCGGGCGCGGCCCAGGTCGCGGGGCTGCTGCGTGAGCGGGTCGAGGCGGGATGGACCCCCTCACAGATCGCCTCGCTCATGGACGCCCCGCCCCCGCCTGGGGGTGCGCGGCGCCTGAGCGCGCTGGTGGGCTACCGCCTGGAGGCCAACGTGGCGCCCGAGCTGGCGCCCGCGGCCCTGGCCCGTCCGTCGGCCAGTGCCCAGGATGACCTGGAGCGGCAGCGTGCGGCGCGCTCGGAGGCCCTGGCCGCCACCAGCCGCGAGACGGACCCGGCCTGGGACCAGGCCCTGGAGACCGCCCGCCAGACCATGCCGGAGGCGTCCTGGGTCGAGCTGGCCGTGGAGGCCCGCAGGCTCCTGGCCGCCCACCGGCCCGCCCCGGCCACGGGCCGGGCGCCAGCGCCCCAGCCGTCAGCAGGCGCTGCTCGTGAGGGACCACCAGGCCGGGCGGCGTGA
- a CDS encoding DUF6668 family protein produces MSQPNPWLPAPAPAPAAPAPAAPVAWSPGTVTGVRASGRRLPVREVEQAGLWVTGAHGGAGATTLARLLGAGDCGTAWPHLSGGTVQVLVVARTSCAGIEAARDAAVGWAAGQAPGARLLAVVWMADAPGRLPRPLREALAMASGAYPASVVVPWTARWRLAPAWGQPVPREISRALQGVPGYRKDS; encoded by the coding sequence ATGTCCCAGCCCAATCCCTGGCTCCCGGCTCCAGCTCCAGCGCCGGCTGCGCCTGCGCCTGCGGCGCCGGTGGCGTGGAGCCCTGGCACGGTCACGGGTGTGCGTGCCAGTGGGCGCAGGCTGCCGGTTCGGGAGGTCGAGCAGGCGGGGCTGTGGGTCACCGGCGCTCATGGCGGGGCCGGGGCGACGACGTTGGCTCGGCTGCTGGGGGCGGGGGACTGTGGTACGGCCTGGCCGCACCTGAGCGGCGGGACGGTGCAGGTTCTGGTGGTCGCGCGGACCAGTTGCGCTGGGATCGAGGCTGCCCGTGATGCCGCTGTGGGGTGGGCTGCTGGCCAGGCTCCTGGTGCCCGGCTGCTGGCAGTGGTGTGGATGGCCGACGCCCCAGGGCGTCTGCCACGGCCCCTGCGTGAGGCCCTGGCGATGGCGTCGGGCGCCTACCCGGCCTCGGTGGTGGTGCCGTGGACCGCGCGGTGGCGTCTGGCTCCGGCCTGGGGCCAGCCAGTTCCTCGTGAGATCTCCCGGGCGCTACAGGGCGTGCCCGGATACCGAAAGGACAGCTGA